One Pseudomonas sp. MH9.2 DNA segment encodes these proteins:
- the pabB gene encoding aminodeoxychorismate synthase component I, with product MPTCSVHPLPYHPNPAEYFSRVRHAPGAVLLDSGRPSAERGRFDLLSAWPTEQLWVQHDETGSDFLQRLRQSLDQLGTAQLPEEYPLPFAGGLIGYLSYDFGRRLEPLPAHAIDDLQLPDARFGVYAWAMISDHQQGTSQLVFHPALPDSERQRLLTLFSQASAADSATFKLIGAFKADLTERDYRRAFMRIQAYIQSGDCYQVNFSQRFQADCQGDPWAAYCALRRACPTPFSGYMTLPDNNTVLSLSPERFVRVSNRQVETRPIKGTRPRSKDTTQDAAYAAELLSSPKDRAENLMIVDLLRNDLGRSCKTGSVTVPELFSLESYPNVHHLVSSVTGELAADKDSLDLIAGSFPGGSITGAPKIRAMQIIDELEPSRRALYCGSLIYLDVRGEMDSSIAIRSLLIKDGRVSCWGGGGIVADSECEAEYQESITKVRVLLDTLQAL from the coding sequence ATGCCGACCTGCTCTGTACACCCTCTGCCCTACCATCCCAACCCCGCCGAGTATTTCTCGAGGGTTCGCCATGCACCGGGGGCCGTGCTGCTCGATAGCGGCAGACCCAGCGCTGAACGCGGGCGATTCGATCTACTAAGCGCCTGGCCGACTGAACAGTTATGGGTCCAACATGACGAAACCGGCAGCGACTTCCTCCAACGCCTGCGCCAGAGTCTTGATCAACTAGGCACCGCGCAACTGCCTGAAGAATACCCGCTGCCATTTGCAGGAGGACTGATCGGCTACCTTAGTTACGATTTTGGTCGGCGTCTGGAGCCTCTGCCCGCCCACGCCATCGATGATCTGCAACTGCCTGATGCGCGCTTCGGTGTTTATGCCTGGGCGATGATCAGTGATCACCAGCAAGGCACCAGTCAATTGGTATTCCATCCCGCATTACCCGACAGCGAACGGCAGCGCCTGCTCACGCTGTTTTCACAAGCGTCTGCCGCCGATTCGGCGACCTTCAAACTGATCGGCGCCTTCAAAGCCGACCTGACTGAACGTGATTACCGCCGCGCGTTTATGCGCATTCAGGCCTACATCCAGTCCGGCGACTGTTATCAAGTCAATTTTTCCCAGCGCTTCCAGGCCGATTGCCAAGGTGACCCTTGGGCGGCTTACTGCGCCTTGCGCAGGGCGTGCCCGACGCCCTTTTCCGGCTACATGACCTTGCCTGATAACAACACCGTGCTGAGCCTGTCCCCGGAGCGTTTTGTGCGGGTCAGTAACCGCCAAGTGGAAACACGCCCGATCAAAGGCACCCGCCCTCGCAGCAAGGACACGACGCAAGATGCCGCCTATGCCGCCGAGTTACTGAGCAGCCCCAAGGACCGCGCAGAAAACCTGATGATCGTCGATTTGCTGCGAAATGATCTGGGCCGTAGCTGCAAGACTGGCTCGGTGACAGTCCCGGAACTGTTCAGCCTGGAAAGTTACCCGAACGTGCATCACCTGGTGAGCAGCGTGACGGGGGAACTGGCTGCGGATAAGGATTCGCTGGACCTGATCGCCGGCAGCTTTCCCGGAGGCTCGATCACTGGCGCGCCGAAAATTCGAGCGATGCAGATTATCGACGAGCTGGAACCCTCGCGTCGGGCGCTGTACTGCGGCTCATTGATATATCTGGATGTGCGCGGCGAGATGGACAGCTCCATCGCCATTCGCAGCCTGCTGATCAAGGATGGACGGGTTTCATGCTGGGGCGGTGGCGGCATTGTCGCCGACTCGGAGTGTGAAGCCGAATACCAAGAGTCAATCACCAAGGTGCGGGTGCTGCTCGATACGTTGCAGGCTCTTTAA
- the thrH gene encoding bifunctional phosphoserine phosphatase/homoserine phosphotransferase ThrH, producing MEIACLDLEGVLVPEIWIAFAEKTGIESLRATTRDIPDYDVLMKQRLRILDEHGLKLSDIQEVIATLSPLDGAIEFVNWLRERFQVVILSDTFYEFSQPLMRQLGFPTLLCHRLITDETDRVATYQLRQKDPKRQSVLAFKSLYYRVIAAGDSYNDTTMLGEADAGILFHAPENVIREFPQFPAVHTFEDLKKEFLKASSRELSL from the coding sequence GTGGAAATTGCCTGTCTCGACCTGGAAGGCGTGCTGGTCCCGGAGATCTGGATCGCCTTTGCTGAAAAAACCGGTATCGAATCGCTGAGGGCGACCACCCGGGATATTCCCGATTACGACGTACTGATGAAGCAGCGTCTGCGGATTCTCGATGAGCACGGCTTGAAGCTTTCCGATATTCAGGAGGTGATCGCGACCCTCAGCCCACTGGACGGCGCCATCGAATTCGTCAACTGGCTGCGCGAGCGTTTCCAGGTGGTGATTCTGTCGGACACCTTCTACGAGTTTTCACAGCCACTGATGCGGCAGCTGGGCTTCCCGACCTTGCTCTGCCATCGTCTGATCACCGACGAGACGGACCGTGTCGCCACCTATCAGCTGCGTCAGAAAGACCCGAAGCGTCAGTCGGTTTTGGCTTTCAAGAGTCTGTACTATCGCGTCATTGCAGCCGGTGATTCGTACAACGACACCACCATGCTCGGTGAAGCTGACGCGGGTATCCTCTTCCATGCGCCGGAAAACGTGATCCGCGAATTCCCGCAGTTTCCAGCGGTACACACCTTCGAGGACCTGAAGAAGGAATTCCTCAAGGCGTCGAGCCGTGAATTGAGTCTGTAA
- a CDS encoding phosphoadenylyl-sulfate reductase, which produces MSQPFNVAELAATYANKSAQDILKLAFEHFGDELWISFSGAEDVVLVDMAWKLNKNVKVFSLDTGRLHPETYRFIEQTREHYKIDIELISPDQRVLEPFVKEKGLFSFYKDGHGECCGIRKIQPLRRKLAEVKAWATGQRRDQSPSTRSEVAALEIDNAFSTPERTLYKFNPLAQMTSEEIWGYIRMLELPYNTLHERGFISIGCEPCTRPVLPNQHEREGRWWWEESTQKECGLHSGNLIAKV; this is translated from the coding sequence ATGAGCCAACCCTTCAACGTCGCCGAACTTGCAGCGACTTACGCAAACAAATCTGCACAGGACATTCTGAAGCTGGCCTTCGAGCATTTCGGCGATGAGTTATGGATCTCATTCAGCGGTGCCGAAGATGTAGTGCTGGTAGACATGGCCTGGAAGCTGAACAAAAACGTTAAAGTGTTCAGCCTCGACACCGGTCGTCTGCACCCGGAAACCTATCGGTTCATCGAACAGACGCGTGAGCATTACAAAATTGATATCGAGCTGATTTCGCCGGATCAGCGCGTGCTCGAACCTTTCGTCAAAGAAAAGGGACTGTTCAGTTTCTACAAGGATGGCCATGGCGAATGCTGCGGTATCCGCAAAATCCAGCCGTTGCGCCGTAAACTGGCAGAGGTCAAAGCCTGGGCTACCGGTCAACGCAGGGATCAGAGCCCTAGCACCCGCAGCGAAGTTGCCGCCCTGGAAATAGACAACGCCTTTTCCACCCCTGAGCGCACGCTGTACAAATTCAACCCGTTGGCGCAGATGACCAGCGAAGAGATCTGGGGTTATATCCGCATGCTGGAGTTGCCTTACAACACCTTGCATGAGCGTGGCTTCATCAGCATCGGCTGCGAGCCTTGCACGCGTCCTGTGCTGCCGAACCAGCACGAACGCGAAGGCCGTTGGTGGTGGGAAGAATCTACGCAGAAAGAGTGCGGACTGCACTCAGGAAATCTGATCGCCAAGGTGTAA